The region GCCCATTTCTTTCGAATAAAGTTACGCCTAATTCATTCTCTAATTTAGAAATTGCTTTGCTTAAGGCTGGCTGAGTTACAGAAAGTTCATCAGCAGCTGCAGAAAAGTTTTTAGTTTCAGAGACTTTTTTGAAATATTGTAATTGTTGAAGATTCATATGTATACTCCTTATCAATAACTTTTAGTTATAATAGTGTGAATATAATTAATTGGACACAACCAATTTTACAGTGATATAATAATGCTTGTATAAAAATATTTCTTATAAAAGACACAAATCAATTATAAATTTTATTTATGAATATGTCAAAATATTAAGTTATAAGGAGAGAATATTGCTATGATGAAAGTTGATACGGAAAAGTGTGTAGGATGCGGCCAATGCGTTAAAGATTGTTTCCCACGAGATATAAAAATAGTTGATGGGAAGGCAAATATAGATAATGTTACTTGCATTAAGTGTGGACATTGTATTGCAATATGCCCTAAAAATGCAATATCAACGGATGAATACAGCATGGAAGATGTAAAAGAATATAATAAGGATGAATTTTCTATAGATGCAGACAGGCTTCTTAACTTTATAAAATTTAGAAGAAGTATAAGACGCTTCAAGGATAAAGATGTTGAAGATGAGAAACTCCTTAAAATTATAGAAGCTGGAAGGTTTACTCAAACTGCAAGCAATATGCAGGATGTATCCTATATAGTAGTTAAAGAGAAACTTCAAGAACTTAAGAAATTAGTTTTTGAAAGTCTGAACAATGCCGGTAAAAAAATACTTGAAAATTTAACGCCTGAAAATATGATTTATAAAAGATATGCTGAGATGTGGATAAACATGTACAATGATTATAAAGAAAATCAAGAGAATGATAAAATCTTCTTTAATGCGCCAGCAGTTATAATTGTAACGTCAGCTGCCAAGGTTAATGGGGCACTTGCATCGTCTAATATGGAGCTTATGACTGATGCATTAGGTCTTGGCACTTTCTTTAGTGGATTTTTTATAAGAGCAGCAGAAGGAAATAAAAAAATAAGAGAACTTCTTAGAGTTAAGGATGGCAAAGAGATAGTAACATGTATGATAGTGGGGTATCCTGATGTTAAATACAAAAGAACAGTTCCAAGAAAAGCAGCGGACATAAAGTGGCAGTAAAAATATTGCTAAGTAATAGTATTTTGAAACATTAAATAAAAATTATAAGACTAAGCTTCAAATTATAAAAAGACTAAGGAATTTTAATAACTTGCTGAAAAAAGCTCAGACAAATTAAAATTTCTAAGTCTTTTTTATAATTTGAAGCAAATCTTATTGAAAGTTTACTTGTCTAAATAGTGATTTACTAATTGAATGTATGTAATTTATGTCTTTATTGACTTAAGTACAACGTTATACTAAAATAAAAATGCACAAAATAGTTTATATATAAAGTTTTTTCACAAAATATAATATAGGTAATTTTATAGGAGGGATAATAATGAATTTTGTTAAAAATAAACTTGTAGTTGTAGGTGCAGGTATGGTTGGATCAGCTGTTTTAAATTCTGTACTTTCACTTAATCTTTTATCTGAAGTTGTTATTGTAGATATAAATGATAAAAAGGCACGTGGAGAGGCACTAGATGCAAGTCA is a window of Clostridium pasteurianum DNA encoding:
- a CDS encoding nitroreductase family protein, which gives rise to MMKVDTEKCVGCGQCVKDCFPRDIKIVDGKANIDNVTCIKCGHCIAICPKNAISTDEYSMEDVKEYNKDEFSIDADRLLNFIKFRRSIRRFKDKDVEDEKLLKIIEAGRFTQTASNMQDVSYIVVKEKLQELKKLVFESLNNAGKKILENLTPENMIYKRYAEMWINMYNDYKENQENDKIFFNAPAVIIVTSAAKVNGALASSNMELMTDALGLGTFFSGFFIRAAEGNKKIRELLRVKDGKEIVTCMIVGYPDVKYKRTVPRKAADIKWQ